From the bacterium genome, the window CAGCACCTTGACCCAGGGGAGGTTCTGCGCGGATTTCTCGACCGCCTCGTTCGGCTCGGAGAGAATTATCAGGGCGCTTTTGACGCCGAGATTTCCGAGGGTGGCCGCGAGCGCCTTCGTCTTTATCCCGTCGAGGCCGAGGGAATCGACCACCAGAAGCTCGTTGTCGCGAAGTTTCGCGGCAAGCGCGCTTTTCAGGGCCGCGCGGCGCTTCTTCTTGGGCATCGAGTAGGAATAGTCGCGGGGCGTGGGACCGAAGGCTATGCCGCCTCCGGTCCAGACGGGTGAACGGCGGTCGCCTACGCGGGCTCTGCCGGTGCCCTTCTGACGCCAGAGCTTTTTCTGGCTGCCGGCGGTCTCCGAGCGCGTCTTCACCGAGTGGGTGCCCTGGCGCTTGTTGGCCTCCTGCATACGAACCATTTCCCACAGGAGCGCGTCATTGACGGTTATCCCGAAAATGCCTTCGTCCAGCTGCTGGGTGCCAACCTTCTCGTTGGCGGCGTTATATACCGGTGCTTCCATTTTACAGTCTCGTTTCCTTGGCCCTTACGCGGCTCGCCTACTTTACGGCGTTGCGGAGAATGAG encodes:
- a CDS encoding 50S ribosomal protein L4 — its product is MEAPVYNAANEKVGTQQLDEGIFGITVNDALLWEMVRMQEANKRQGTHSVKTRSETAGSQKKLWRQKGTGRARVGDRRSPVWTGGGIAFGPTPRDYSYSMPKKKRRAALKSALAAKLRDNELLVVDSLGLDGIKTKALAATLGNLGVKSALIILSEPNEAVEKSAQNLPWVKVLRYEGLNVYDILRFEKLILVGSVLDKIQGGL